The sequence GAAAAAGAAAGGAATGTCACGGTATGCATGGCTATGTGCTTTCCCCATAAACTGATAGCCAATTAAACCAATGCGAAGTTCTTTTTTCTCCATTCTGTCCCCTCCAAACGATCATTTTGTTAACCAATTCCACTTATGTGCAGCGATTCCCTTTTTTCATTAAAAAAACGTACTATCTAGCCGCCCAAACCATGCCTTTCCTCATCAATTCCATTACTTCAGGCATGCGGACAATTTTAGCTACATGGCCAAGGGAGCAATAGTAGACATTGCCCTTCCCCCATTGCTTTGTCCATACAACTGGCATTTCCACGCTGCCGTTTACAGCATGGGGGCCATCGGCAATCGGAAAGGTGGTAGTCGCATGAACGGAGACAGCGGGATCAACATGCATATAATACTGCTCCGATTCTACTTCGAAATCGGCCATTCCGTTTGTTAAAGGATGCGTACGGTCCTTTATCTGGACTTTATAGCGAACGCCGTCATTGCCAGGATGAGCGACCCACTGCCCTCCTACCATAAACTGATAGTCCGTTGCCATGCGGAACGAG is a genomic window of Shouchella clausii containing:
- a CDS encoding ThuA domain-containing protein; protein product: MKKALIFQGGWDGHEPEQVASILEGILIEEGFSVNVADSLTVLTEEHLPDYDLIVPNWTQGQIEDDQLKSLMAAIETGTGLAGLHGGMGDSFRMATDYQFMVGGQWVAHPGNDGVRYKVQIKDRTHPLTNGMADFEVESEQYYMHVDPAVSVHATTTFPIADGPHAVNGSVEMPVVWTKQWGKGNVYYCSLGHVAKIVRMPEVMELMRKGMVWAAR